In the genome of uncultured Pseudomonas sp., the window GACTCGATGAAGTCGGCGCTGACCAAGCGCGTATTGGACATGCTGGAAAAACTGGCGAAGAACCAGCCAGAAGAATACAAGAGCTTCTGGAAGAACTTCGGTCAGGTGCTCAAGGAAGGCCCGGCGGAAGACTTCGCCAACAAGGAAAAAATCGCCGGTTTGCTGCGCTTTGCCTCAACCCGTAGTGAAAACGGTGAGCAGAACGTCGGCCTGGCTGAGTACATCGCGCGCATGAGCGAAGGCCAGGACAAGGTTTACTACCTCACTGGCGAGTCCTACGCACAGGTCAAGAACAGCCCGCACCTGGAAGTGTTCCGCAAGAAAGGCATCGAAGTGCTGCTGCTCACCGATCGTATCGATGAGTGGCTGATGAGCTACCTCACCGACTTTGACAGCAAGCAGTTTGTCGATGTTGCTCGTGGTGATCTGGACCTGGGCAAGCTGGATTCGGAAGAGGACAAGAAGGCTCAGGAAGATGTCGCCAAGAGCAAAGAAGGCCTGGTCGAGCGCCTGAAAACTGCCCTGGGTGAGCAGGTCGCCGAGGTGCGTGTATCGCATCGTTTGACCGATTCGCCGGCGATTTTGGCGATTGGCGAACAGGACCTGGGGCTGCAGATGCGCCAGATTCTCGAAGCCAGCGGGCAGAAGGTGCCGGAATCCAAGCCGATCTTCGAGTTCAATCCAGGCCACCCGCTGATCGAAAAGCTCGATGCTGAAGCAGACGAAGACCGTTTCGCCGACCTCAGTCACATTCTCTTCGACCAGGCCGCATTGGCCGCGGGGGATAACCTGAAAGACCCGGCTGCTTATGTGCAGCGCCTGAATAAGCTGTTGGTTGAACTGTCTGCCTGATCTAGGCAAAGGTAAACGCCTGCTAATGGCAGCAGTACTGCCCGCTTAAGCATTTAAGTCTGGGCAGTGCTGCCGCGAAAATCCGATACCAGCTGTTCTGGTATCGGATTTTTTGTTTCTGCAGCAGTCTTAGCTCGACTGCGGCGAGCATCTAAACGTCTCTGGTCTCAGTGCGTCCGTTGGTGCATGTGGCAGATTAGTGGCTCAGTTTCAGCCCGAGCAGGCCGCAGGCGATCAGGGCAGGCTGGCGATCATCGCGGTTAGGGTTAGCAGGGTAGGGAGAGGGCAGGTAAGGCCGTCGGTGCATTTCAGGCCGGCAGCTCAGTCGACTTCAAACAGGATGGCCAGCAATAAAGTGATCCAAGGCCTTGAGGTCATCATGGTTAATGCTGAGGGTCTGACCCAGGATGATCACTCGCAGAGTGAGTAGGTCAAGCCCCGAGGAGTCGTGGTTTGCTCCTCGGGGTTGTGCCGCTGTGATTAGATACCTTGAGGAATGTCTTCGCCGCCCAGCGCTTCGAACAGTGCCGGCAAAAACTCCACTAAGGTCAGCATCATCAGGGTGAAGCTGGCATCCTGCTGGCCGAGGGCGTCGTCACCACCGTCCTGTTCGGCCTGATCCTGCAGCAGGTCTTCGAAACGCAGGCGTTTGACCACCAGTTTGTCATCCAGCATGAACGACAGCTTTTCCTGCCAGGCCAGGGACAGTTGGGTGACCTGTTTGCCTGAGGTCATATGCAGCTGGATCTCGTCGCTGGTCAGGTCCTGGCGCTTGCAGCGCACCACGCCGCCATCTTCGTGGGTATCACGTAGCTCGCATTCGTCCAGAACAAAGAAATCGTCAGCGGCTTGCTGGGTCTTGACCCAGTCAGTAAGCGTGGCACTCGGGGCAATTTTAACGGTCAGCGGGCGAACCGGTAGCGAGCCGATGGCTTCACGCAGGGTCGACAGCAGATCTTCGGCGCGCTTGGCGCTCGCCGAGTCAACCAGAATCAGGCCCTGCTTGGGGGCGATGGCGGCGAAAGTGGCAGATTTACGAATAAAGGCGCGCGGCAGGAAGGTTTGTACGATTTCATCTTTAAGCTGATCGCGCTCTTTCTTGTAGACCTTGCGCATCTGCTCGGATTCGATCTCGTCGACTTTATCCTTTAATGCGTCGCGCACCACGCTGCCCGGCAGAATGCGTTCTTCCTTGCGGGCGGCGATCAGCAGGAAATCACCACTGACGTGAACCAACGGAGCATCGCCACCTTTACCGAAGGGCGCGATAAAGCCGTAGGTGTTGAGCTCCTGGCTGGCGCATGAGCGGGCTGGTTTGGCTGCCAGAGCAGTCTCCAGCGCCTCGGCATCAAAAGGGATATCTTGGGTGAGGCGATAAACCAGTAGGTTACGAAACCACATAAGGGGGTGAATCTCCTTTAACTGAGCTGCCGGCAGCGGCAGGTATCACAAGTCGTGAGTAGCGGGGGCAGGTTCTGATTCAGCTTGTTCAAGGCCATGTGACCCATTAGATAGCCTGCACGTTTCATTCGGCGTGCATTATTCCCCCGCGCAGTGCTTGAGGCCAAGTCTGCGCTAAGCCTTTGCTGCAACAATAAAAATTTTCAAAACAGTGCTTGCCAAGATACGTATGGCTGTCTAGAATGCGCCCACTTCGAGAGAGAAGGGTGATTA includes:
- the rdgC gene encoding recombination-associated protein RdgC, giving the protein MWFRNLLVYRLTQDIPFDAEALETALAAKPARSCASQELNTYGFIAPFGKGGDAPLVHVSGDFLLIAARKEERILPGSVVRDALKDKVDEIESEQMRKVYKKERDQLKDEIVQTFLPRAFIRKSATFAAIAPKQGLILVDSASAKRAEDLLSTLREAIGSLPVRPLTVKIAPSATLTDWVKTQQAADDFFVLDECELRDTHEDGGVVRCKRQDLTSDEIQLHMTSGKQVTQLSLAWQEKLSFMLDDKLVVKRLRFEDLLQDQAEQDGGDDALGQQDASFTLMMLTLVEFLPALFEALGGEDIPQGI